From Marivirga harenae, one genomic window encodes:
- a CDS encoding DUF6624 domain-containing protein encodes MNFQKLNQPLIHMLPRTKRITLIAFITLLMFQSCDRKQEETKNESPVEFNQKLQDELRKMAEIDQIAAYIPQGKYKEMTNEEWNSFKDSVFTTHQIRLKEIFDKLGFVGFDLAGEEGSFNFWLMVQHSDHNPDFQGKVLADMRIKMEKGNASKRNYAYLTDRVNKNLGKKIIYGTQVSYNEYGQAISRPLEDSANVNERRAEVGLESIEEYLNRMTVSHFEMNKENMLKKGITEPKLYKVPNE; translated from the coding sequence ATGAATTTTCAAAAACTTAATCAACCCTTAATCCATATGCTACCTAGAACAAAAAGAATCACTTTAATCGCTTTTATTACCTTGCTAATGTTTCAATCTTGTGACAGAAAACAAGAAGAGACAAAGAACGAATCTCCAGTTGAGTTTAATCAAAAGCTTCAGGATGAACTAAGAAAAATGGCTGAAATAGACCAAATAGCTGCATACATACCGCAAGGGAAGTACAAGGAAATGACAAATGAAGAATGGAATTCTTTTAAAGATAGTGTCTTCACGACTCATCAAATTCGCCTAAAAGAAATTTTTGACAAACTCGGCTTTGTTGGCTTCGACTTAGCTGGAGAGGAGGGCTCGTTTAATTTTTGGTTAATGGTTCAGCATTCAGACCATAATCCTGATTTTCAGGGAAAAGTTTTAGCTGACATGAGAATTAAAATGGAGAAGGGGAATGCAAGTAAAAGAAACTATGCCTACCTAACTGACCGAGTTAACAAAAACTTAGGAAAGAAAATTATTTACGGAACCCAGGTAAGCTACAACGAATATGGACAAGCAATCTCTCGACCTTTAGAGGATAGTGCTAATGTAAATGAGAGAAGAGCAGAAGTTGGTCTAGAATCAATTGAGGAATATCTTAACCGAATGACTGTTAGCCACTTTGAGATGAACAAAGAGAACATGTTAAAAAAAGGGATTACCGAACCAAAGCTGTACAAGGTGCCAAATGAATAA
- a CDS encoding UPF0158 family protein, with translation MKISNKHIAEIADLLDAGQICYFHKQTGQIEHHTDPDSPFFDPDKWKDIISYIKKDSNNFMRFELMDSRDSYKVMANFAHSIQDTTISEKLVDTLAQPKPFQNFKHQIQYLNYLDDWYKFKQSAMMDWVRQQIAE, from the coding sequence GTGAAGATATCCAACAAACATATAGCAGAAATAGCTGACCTCCTAGATGCAGGACAAATTTGCTATTTCCATAAGCAGACAGGGCAAATAGAACATCATACAGACCCTGACTCTCCATTTTTTGACCCCGACAAATGGAAAGATATAATCTCATACATCAAGAAAGATAGTAATAATTTCATGAGATTTGAGCTAATGGACAGTCGTGACAGTTATAAGGTCATGGCTAATTTTGCGCACTCAATACAGGACACAACAATATCTGAAAAGCTGGTAGATACATTAGCTCAGCCAAAACCATTTCAGAATTTTAAGCATCAAATTCAGTACTTAAATTATCTGGACGACTGGTATAAATTCAAGCAGTCAGCCATGATGGACTGGGTCAGACAGCAGATAGCAGAATAG
- a CDS encoding tetratricopeptide repeat protein gives MKIIFTLLAIFIYLPIFGQETDMRPDQILFDEALDIYYDEEYDSALVKFKQFAEKYPKSPLFPRAKYNIGYILRDLDRDDEAILVFEEILASDFTEKDEAGGLMEQYTLYKHRSASHLAEIYLNAKDFEKAEKYIKLFDKKYEYKHFGGNEMMASRLYTAESYAKLYHGQGKTKKAINQLLPYMFDNGLTSNQSIIETLTVVLEEQYSKEELKEIIGNAYESLNIKDEDNASIKFLGKKIEVLDYSLFAIGNPEFKENLELNNQEKWQKVIRTHPLFEKYLEK, from the coding sequence ATGAAAATTATATTCACACTATTAGCCATTTTTATATATCTGCCAATTTTTGGACAAGAGACGGATATGCGCCCTGACCAAATATTGTTTGATGAAGCCTTAGATATCTACTATGACGAAGAGTATGATTCTGCCTTGGTGAAATTTAAACAATTTGCAGAAAAGTATCCTAAATCTCCTTTATTTCCAAGAGCAAAATATAATATCGGCTACATTCTTCGAGACCTTGACAGAGACGATGAAGCTATCTTAGTTTTCGAAGAAATTTTAGCATCCGATTTCACTGAAAAAGACGAAGCTGGAGGACTTATGGAGCAATATACTTTATATAAACATCGTAGTGCTTCTCATTTAGCAGAAATTTATCTAAATGCTAAAGACTTCGAGAAGGCAGAAAAATACATTAAACTATTTGACAAAAAGTATGAATATAAGCACTTTGGAGGTAATGAAATGATGGCAAGCCGTCTATATACAGCCGAATCTTATGCCAAACTTTATCATGGACAAGGAAAAACTAAGAAAGCAATTAATCAGCTTTTGCCCTATATGTTTGACAATGGCTTAACAAGTAATCAATCCATAATTGAAACTCTTACTGTAGTACTAGAAGAACAATATTCGAAAGAAGAGTTAAAGGAAATTATAGGAAATGCGTACGAATCGTTAAATATTAAGGATGAGGACAACGCTTCCATCAAATTTTTAGGCAAAAAAATAGAAGTTTTAGACTATAGTCTTTTTGCAATTGGAAACCCAGAATTTAAAGAAAATTTAGAACTTAACAACCAAGAAAAATGGCAAAAGGTAATAAGGACACATCCGCTTTTTGAAAAATATTTAGAAAAATGA
- a CDS encoding C25 family cysteine peptidase has protein sequence MRKNSILLFISFFVFSHLSWAQSPQAWINFNQSYYKISVGTNAAFELDYNDLLEVGIPLSTIDARAIRMYHRGEEIAIRVSGQSDGRIDQGDAIQFLGKANDGISDTPLYQNPDHQPHQYYNLFSDTTAYFLTWRSDGSSGKRMIERNIINNSENLPDVESIQQSKLQLYTNQGDRGQRYDPQSDIYKSAFDLGEGWTGTAFTTATNFTVSNIRQANTSASIPNLEVLIQGRNMRPHQTEVLVGPTESNLRSVGTVNFENYEYEVFTADLEWSDINSNGSMLVQLNPQAEGADRISASYIKLDYQRTTNVENESGNQFTLNANPSGSSYLRFFSTNSSARLYRIDGFNAPELLRTNRVGAEINTVVENTFSETKIYLQNQNFITPKIEKVTFRDFSEINPDYVVISHPELMKASGDYNDPVRAYSSYRASSEGGGYDTLTVDILRLYNQFNHGEISPNAIYQFTEYLVQNTKAEMIFLVGKGMNWFHNYHRRSDITDNLYNEFVPTAGSPGSDNLFGFNLTENNRASISFGRLNAHNSQIVANYLDKIKEMEARPFDDLRRKHFLNLSGGVSFSEVNRFINYINDFANYETSPYIGGDYSNLTKETTQVVEFINVADQVNQGLNLITFFGHSSPNTADIDIGRVSDQNLGYNNQGKYPFILINGCDAGAFYQIAKNANTFGEDWVNTANKGATGVLAHAYLGFSNELKRYSDVFYAKAYNDSSLINQPIGIVHREITNQYLSIFGSNPAPLYLSQAQQMNLMCDPAYKLFPAEKPDYEITDASLEVVSLDGNEIDALTPEFGIDVIIKNYGITNEDSIAILVKRTLPDGDVIVQDTQYVSSVSYQDTVQVNVINDRPQSFGQNIFEVIIDPAGKIAEISKNNNSAQVEFFISLGTTLNLYPYDDGLISSQNITLTAQSIDLKSPERDFLFEIDTTSNFSSSFLQSERLTARVIAKWDVELLDQEDQVYFWRTKFANPQVGELDEWTTTDFVYNSSLPSGWKQSSEAQILQNSIEGLTIENSSWSFEENTLTLEMRAPGNSSNDNLSIKIDGNEYATSGSQLGPCAVNTLNLVAFDKSSGVPYVILSNGGFDVLDPLSCGIRPQVINQIRNSQLNQPDQYFRKYYDELPAGDFVLLSSYDSVGWNVLRANNRAELLDLGATASAIDNLQNGEPYILLGRKGAGAGNGTEVIADQSSSIASKEQTLLLEDLIQARFESGTILSRIIGPAKSWNSITAVFADLEASDNIRLDVFGIDTVNTQSLLFSDAILPLDISSVDANRFPQLRMRVTLSDSDNLSPAKLSAWQTIFQEVPDAVLIPAAENARQVHELAEGEEFTKTFQLFNVTPNPFEEPIEFRRQVFNRESRTFYNEDKQIPALQAKSDTSFTISVNTRGKVGENDLAMNVNFDRPFSEKRFSNNLLNYNRLFNVKKDSLPPLVEVTFDGITILDGDIVSPRPFIQIKLKDENTLINKTDTTGVEIQLRSDCEECIDERLNFSNPNIEWLPASEENPFTVNFQPDGLEDGNYQLSVNATDASENLAGEEPYKVRFEVVNASTITNFYPYPNPFSTSTRFVFTLTGTELPQEIKIQILTVTGRVVREILQDEIGPIHIGNNITDYAWDGKDEFGDRLANGVYLYRVLVRKDGAFMEQRATAGDKAFTKGYGKLYILR, from the coding sequence AATCTTTTTTCAGATACTACTGCTTATTTTCTTACATGGCGTTCGGACGGGAGCTCAGGAAAAAGGATGATAGAGCGAAATATCATTAACAATTCTGAGAATTTACCTGATGTTGAATCTATTCAGCAATCCAAGCTTCAGCTGTATACAAACCAAGGGGATAGAGGACAGCGCTATGATCCTCAAAGTGATATTTATAAGTCCGCATTTGATTTAGGGGAGGGCTGGACAGGAACGGCTTTTACTACTGCTACAAATTTTACAGTAAGCAATATCAGGCAAGCAAATACATCCGCTTCCATCCCTAATTTGGAAGTACTCATTCAAGGACGGAATATGAGACCACATCAAACGGAGGTGCTGGTGGGGCCAACAGAGAGTAATTTGAGATCAGTTGGAACAGTCAATTTTGAGAATTATGAGTATGAAGTTTTCACTGCAGATTTAGAATGGTCAGATATTAACAGTAATGGAAGTATGCTTGTTCAGCTGAATCCACAAGCCGAAGGGGCCGACAGAATTTCTGCCTCTTACATAAAACTTGATTATCAAAGAACTACTAATGTTGAGAATGAATCCGGGAATCAGTTTACTTTAAATGCCAATCCTTCCGGCTCTTCATATCTAAGATTTTTTAGCACTAATAGCAGTGCCCGTCTCTATAGAATAGACGGTTTTAATGCGCCTGAATTATTGCGGACTAATAGGGTTGGAGCTGAGATTAATACAGTAGTTGAAAATACATTTAGTGAAACCAAAATATATCTTCAAAACCAGAATTTTATAACTCCAAAAATAGAGAAAGTAACTTTTAGGGATTTCAGTGAAATAAATCCTGATTATGTAGTCATAAGCCACCCTGAGTTAATGAAAGCAAGTGGAGACTACAATGATCCTGTCAGAGCCTATTCGTCATATCGAGCTTCAAGTGAGGGTGGAGGATATGATACCTTGACAGTGGATATTTTAAGGCTTTATAATCAATTTAATCATGGGGAAATTTCTCCTAATGCTATTTATCAGTTTACAGAATATTTGGTACAAAATACGAAAGCGGAAATGATTTTCTTGGTCGGCAAAGGGATGAATTGGTTTCATAATTATCATAGAAGAAGTGATATCACTGATAATTTGTACAACGAGTTTGTGCCAACGGCAGGATCTCCCGGTTCTGATAATCTGTTTGGATTTAACCTTACGGAAAATAACAGAGCATCCATTTCTTTTGGAAGATTAAATGCTCATAATAGTCAAATCGTAGCCAATTATTTGGACAAAATTAAGGAGATGGAAGCTAGGCCATTTGATGATTTGAGAAGGAAGCATTTTCTTAATTTAAGTGGTGGAGTTTCTTTCTCGGAAGTCAACAGATTTATTAACTATATTAATGATTTTGCAAATTATGAAACCAGTCCATACATAGGTGGTGACTATTCGAACCTTACTAAAGAAACAACCCAGGTTGTGGAATTTATTAATGTTGCAGATCAAGTCAATCAAGGTCTGAATTTAATCACTTTCTTTGGTCATTCTAGTCCTAATACAGCGGACATTGACATCGGAAGGGTTTCTGATCAAAATTTAGGATATAATAATCAAGGTAAGTACCCTTTTATTTTGATCAATGGTTGTGATGCAGGTGCATTTTATCAAATAGCCAAAAATGCCAATACATTTGGAGAAGACTGGGTGAATACAGCAAATAAAGGTGCAACTGGTGTTTTAGCTCATGCATATTTAGGATTTTCAAATGAATTAAAAAGATATAGTGACGTTTTTTACGCCAAAGCATATAATGATTCAAGCCTGATTAATCAGCCTATTGGAATTGTACATAGAGAAATTACTAACCAGTATTTGTCCATTTTTGGTAGTAATCCTGCTCCGCTCTATTTATCACAGGCCCAGCAAATGAATTTAATGTGCGATCCTGCATACAAATTATTTCCAGCTGAAAAGCCTGATTATGAAATTACAGATGCCTCATTAGAAGTTGTGTCCTTGGACGGAAACGAAATTGATGCACTGACACCTGAATTTGGTATCGATGTGATTATAAAGAATTACGGAATTACTAACGAAGATTCAATAGCTATTTTAGTAAAAAGAACTCTTCCAGATGGAGATGTTATTGTACAAGATACTCAATACGTTTCGTCCGTATCCTATCAAGATACTGTGCAGGTTAATGTAATTAATGACAGGCCCCAAAGTTTTGGGCAAAATATATTTGAAGTAATAATTGACCCCGCTGGTAAAATAGCTGAGATTAGTAAAAACAATAATAGTGCTCAAGTCGAATTTTTTATTTCCTTAGGAACTACCTTAAACTTATATCCATATGACGATGGCCTTATCAGTTCGCAGAATATCACATTAACGGCCCAATCAATTGATTTAAAATCACCTGAAAGAGATTTTCTGTTCGAGATTGACACAACATCAAACTTTAGTAGTTCATTTTTACAATCGGAAAGACTCACAGCCAGGGTAATAGCAAAGTGGGATGTTGAATTGTTAGACCAAGAAGATCAAGTATATTTCTGGAGAACAAAATTTGCTAATCCACAGGTAGGAGAATTAGATGAATGGACGACTACTGATTTTGTCTATAACTCTTCTTTACCAAGCGGCTGGAAGCAAAGCAGTGAAGCTCAAATCCTGCAAAATAGTATTGAAGGATTAACAATAGAAAATAGTAGTTGGAGCTTTGAAGAAAATACATTAACGCTGGAAATGAGGGCGCCAGGAAATAGTAGTAATGATAACCTTAGTATAAAAATTGATGGTAATGAATATGCAACATCCGGTAGTCAGCTAGGACCTTGCGCTGTTAATACACTTAATCTGGTTGCTTTTGATAAATCTTCTGGAGTCCCCTATGTAATACTTTCGAATGGGGGGTTTGATGTTTTGGACCCTCTGTCTTGTGGAATTCGACCTCAGGTGATTAATCAAATTAGGAATAGTCAATTAAATCAGCCGGATCAGTATTTCAGAAAGTACTATGACGAATTACCAGCCGGAGATTTTGTGCTGTTAAGTAGTTATGATAGTGTTGGTTGGAATGTCTTAAGAGCTAATAATAGAGCTGAGTTATTGGATTTAGGCGCTACTGCTTCAGCCATTGATAATCTACAAAATGGAGAGCCTTATATCTTGCTCGGAAGAAAGGGGGCTGGCGCTGGAAACGGTACTGAAGTTATTGCAGATCAATCCTCTTCAATAGCTAGCAAAGAGCAGACTTTATTATTGGAGGATCTCATTCAAGCCCGTTTTGAATCTGGCACCATCCTGTCTAGAATTATTGGACCCGCAAAATCATGGAATTCCATTACTGCAGTTTTTGCTGATTTGGAAGCATCTGATAACATTCGCTTAGATGTTTTTGGGATCGATACTGTTAATACTCAAAGCTTATTATTTTCTGATGCAATTCTACCCTTAGATATTTCCTCAGTGGATGCAAACCGCTTTCCCCAATTACGCATGAGAGTAACACTTTCCGATTCCGATAATTTGAGTCCAGCGAAACTCTCGGCTTGGCAGACGATTTTTCAGGAAGTTCCGGACGCGGTCTTGATACCTGCTGCGGAAAATGCTCGTCAAGTTCACGAATTAGCGGAAGGAGAAGAGTTTACTAAAACTTTTCAATTATTTAATGTGACACCAAATCCGTTTGAAGAACCGATTGAATTTAGAAGGCAGGTTTTCAATCGAGAATCAAGAACTTTCTATAATGAGGATAAGCAAATACCAGCTCTACAGGCGAAATCTGATACCAGTTTTACAATTTCTGTCAATACTCGGGGAAAAGTAGGAGAAAACGACCTGGCTATGAATGTGAATTTTGACAGACCATTTTCTGAAAAGCGATTTAGTAATAACCTTCTCAATTACAATCGCTTATTCAACGTAAAAAAGGATTCACTTCCTCCGTTGGTAGAAGTTACTTTCGATGGGATTACAATATTGGATGGAGACATAGTGTCACCAAGACCATTTATACAGATTAAGCTAAAGGATGAAAATACATTGATCAATAAAACAGATACTACCGGAGTTGAAATTCAACTGAGAAGTGATTGTGAAGAATGTATAGATGAAAGGCTCAATTTTTCAAATCCAAATATCGAATGGCTACCAGCTAGCGAAGAGAATCCTTTTACAGTTAATTTCCAACCCGATGGGTTGGAAGATGGTAATTATCAATTGAGCGTCAATGCTACTGACGCCAGTGAAAATTTGGCCGGGGAAGAACCCTACAAAGTGCGTTTTGAAGTAGTTAACGCCTCTACCATCACCAATTTTTATCCATACCCTAACCCATTTTCCACTAGTACACGCTTCGTTTTTACTTTAACAGGAACAGAGCTACCGCAAGAAATTAAAATTCAAATATTAACCGTGACAGGAAGGGTAGTTAGGGAGATATTGCAAGATGAAATAGGACCTATCCATATTGGAAATAATATCACCGATTATGCTTGGGATGGTAAAGATGAGTTTGGAGACAGATTAGCCAATGGAGTTTACCTCTACAGAGTTTTAGTGAGAAAAGACGGGGCTTTTATGGAGCAAAGAGCAACAGCGGGAGACAAGGCTTTTACAAAGGGCTACGGGAAGTTGTATATCTTGAGGTGA